A stretch of the Marivirga tractuosa DSM 4126 genome encodes the following:
- a CDS encoding pirin family protein, whose translation MENSGINRIEKLSFPWQTQDPFLFCVHHEDFFPKGNKDLGPAASLEGRMIGQDFTIKDGWRMYHGNKVPGFPAHPHCGFETVTAVRKGLVDHSDSLGAAGRFGNGDVQWMTAGKGVQHSEMFPLLKENEENPLELFQIWLNLPRDSKKVEPHFAMLWKETIPIHQHKDANGKSTEIEVMAGKVGDETAPKPAPDSWAANPENEVAIWHIKMEAGAEFTLPTSENKVNRNLYFFKGKDFKLNDTDLPHYHGAYLDSRADIKLKNGEEEARLLLLQGKPINEPVVQHGPFVLNYPAEVRETIMEFQKTEFGGWPWPSYENVHDKNKGRFAIHADGREEIKD comes from the coding sequence ATGGAAAATTCAGGAATCAATAGAATAGAAAAATTAAGCTTCCCATGGCAGACACAAGACCCCTTCTTGTTTTGTGTTCATCATGAGGATTTCTTCCCTAAGGGAAATAAAGATTTGGGACCTGCCGCTTCTTTAGAAGGCAGAATGATAGGGCAAGATTTCACCATTAAGGATGGTTGGAGAATGTACCACGGCAATAAAGTGCCAGGCTTCCCAGCTCATCCACATTGTGGCTTTGAAACCGTTACAGCAGTTAGAAAGGGTTTGGTGGATCATTCTGATTCACTGGGAGCAGCTGGAAGATTTGGCAATGGTGATGTTCAGTGGATGACTGCCGGAAAAGGAGTTCAACATTCTGAAATGTTTCCATTATTAAAAGAGAATGAAGAAAATCCATTAGAGCTTTTCCAGATTTGGTTGAACTTACCGAGAGATAGCAAAAAAGTAGAACCCCATTTTGCTATGCTTTGGAAAGAAACCATTCCCATTCACCAGCATAAAGATGCTAATGGTAAATCAACAGAGATTGAAGTAATGGCGGGCAAAGTCGGTGATGAAACAGCTCCTAAACCAGCACCCGATTCTTGGGCAGCAAATCCAGAAAATGAAGTGGCCATATGGCACATTAAAATGGAAGCAGGAGCTGAATTCACATTACCTACCAGCGAAAATAAAGTCAATAGAAATTTATATTTCTTTAAAGGCAAAGATTTTAAATTGAATGATACAGATTTGCCGCACTATCATGGAGCATATCTTGATTCCAGAGCAGATATTAAGTTGAAAAATGGCGAAGAAGAAGCAAGATTATTATTACTGCAAGGAAAACCTATTAATGAACCTGTAGTTCAACATGGACCGTTTGTATTGAATTACCCAGCTGAGGTAAGGGAAACCATTATGGAATTTCAAAAGACAGAATTCGGGGGATGGCCTTGGCCTTCTTACGAGAATGTTCATGATAAAAATAAAGGCAGATTTGCTATACATGCAGATGGAAGAGAGGAAATCAAAGATTGA
- a CDS encoding putative periplasmic lipoprotein encodes MKRLLLVILSALFIGACAQKTCPTYSFNDLDTEQETSLEEQAV; translated from the coding sequence ATGAAAAGACTTCTATTAGTAATTTTATCAGCATTATTCATCGGAGCTTGTGCTCAAAAAACATGTCCTACATATTCTTTTAATGACTTGGATACTGAACAAGAAACTAGCTTAGAAGAACAAGCAGTTTAA
- a CDS encoding DUF3137 domain-containing protein: protein MDNKNSFEEFYEAELVPEITKMEILRKDFKKKFSIYLAFLGFILLILFSSTLVEQQSELVNSIFSIIFLVAIFAFFTILIVLIVKYYSFRKKFIPKYKEDVIKTIIQYINDELKYDAKSKFPRDQYLKSKLFHQRPDRYYGEDYVEGKIGDTFCRFSELHTQFKTRSGKDNKESWHTIFRGIFFEADFNKQFKTNTFILPDYLERSLGFIGKKLQSLNFTRPPIVKLEDPEFEKHFVVYGEDQVEARYILSTSLMKRLTEFREKRKHPVAISFVNNSIFVAITEHKNLFEPRIFRTNLNMEVLEEYYSMLDLVIGIVDDLNLNNRIWAGSKMKTEL, encoded by the coding sequence ATGGATAACAAGAATTCTTTCGAAGAGTTTTATGAGGCTGAATTGGTTCCGGAAATTACCAAAATGGAGATTCTCCGGAAAGACTTTAAAAAGAAGTTCAGTATCTATCTTGCATTTTTGGGTTTTATTCTTCTAATACTCTTTTCTTCAACTCTTGTAGAACAGCAAAGTGAACTAGTCAATTCCATATTTTCAATTATATTTTTAGTAGCAATTTTTGCTTTTTTTACCATACTAATCGTCTTGATAGTTAAGTATTATTCTTTTAGAAAGAAATTCATTCCTAAATATAAAGAAGATGTCATTAAAACTATTATTCAATACATAAATGATGAGTTGAAATATGATGCTAAAAGTAAATTTCCAAGAGATCAGTATTTAAAAAGTAAATTATTTCATCAAAGACCAGATAGATATTATGGTGAGGACTATGTGGAAGGGAAAATAGGTGATACTTTTTGTCGATTTTCAGAGCTACATACTCAGTTTAAAACGAGAAGCGGAAAGGATAATAAGGAGTCATGGCATACTATTTTTAGAGGGATATTTTTTGAAGCTGACTTTAATAAGCAGTTTAAGACTAACACATTTATACTCCCCGATTATTTGGAAAGGTCACTAGGATTTATTGGGAAGAAATTACAGAGTTTAAACTTTACCAGACCGCCAATAGTGAAGCTTGAGGATCCTGAATTTGAAAAGCATTTTGTTGTATATGGTGAAGATCAAGTTGAGGCTCGCTACATCTTATCTACTTCCTTGATGAAAAGGCTTACAGAGTTTCGAGAGAAGAGAAAGCACCCCGTTGCCATTTCATTTGTTAATAATAGCATTTTTGTGGCCATCACTGAACATAAGAATTTATTCGAACCCAGAATTTTCAGGACAAATTTAAATATGGAGGTTTTAGAAGAGTATTATTCCATGTTGGATTTAGTCATAGGGATAGTAGATGATCTCAATTTGAACAATAGAATTTGGGCTGGATCAAAAATGAAAACGGAACTATAA
- the cysM gene encoding cysteine synthase CysM, with product MFVEDLVGNTPIVELKNIPTNKNVKIYCKLEGQNPGGSVKDRAALGMIGAALKRGDIKPGDKLVEATSGNTGIALAMIAKLKGLHMTLIMPENSTAERIQSMEAYGAEVILTKAEGTIEYSRTVAEEMAATGEYYMLNQFGNPDNYKQHYKTTGPEIWKDTNGEITHFVSAMGTTGTIMGVSRFLKEQNPSIQIVGTQPTDGSRIPGIRRWSPEFLPKIFEADRVDKTIDISEENATKMTQRMAKEEGILAGMSSGGALYAALQIAEEIESGVIVCITCDRGDRYLSSGLFKT from the coding sequence ATGTTTGTAGAAGATTTAGTGGGCAACACCCCAATAGTAGAATTAAAAAATATTCCTACCAATAAAAATGTTAAGATTTATTGCAAATTAGAAGGGCAAAACCCAGGGGGAAGCGTGAAAGATCGTGCAGCCTTGGGAATGATTGGTGCCGCTTTGAAAAGAGGTGACATAAAACCTGGGGATAAATTGGTGGAAGCCACTAGCGGGAATACTGGAATTGCCTTGGCCATGATTGCCAAGCTAAAAGGCCTCCACATGACCTTGATTATGCCTGAAAATTCCACTGCCGAAAGAATACAAAGCATGGAAGCTTATGGTGCTGAGGTAATTTTAACTAAAGCAGAAGGCACTATTGAGTATTCTAGAACGGTTGCTGAGGAAATGGCAGCAACAGGTGAATATTATATGCTTAATCAATTTGGGAATCCTGATAACTACAAACAGCATTATAAAACTACAGGACCTGAAATTTGGAAAGACACCAATGGTGAAATCACCCATTTTGTGTCTGCCATGGGAACTACCGGTACTATTATGGGGGTTTCGCGCTTTTTAAAAGAACAAAATCCCAGTATTCAAATTGTGGGCACCCAACCTACTGATGGCTCCAGAATACCCGGGATTAGAAGATGGTCGCCAGAATTTTTACCCAAAATATTTGAAGCTGATAGAGTAGATAAAACCATTGACATTAGCGAAGAAAATGCCACTAAAATGACCCAAAGAATGGCGAAAGAAGAAGGCATTTTAGCTGGAATGAGCAGTGGTGGAGCATTATATGCTGCTTTACAAATTGCTGAAGAAATTGAATCGGGAGTTATTGTTTGTATCACCTGCGATCGTGGTGACCGGTATTTGAGTTCAGGTTTGTTTAAGACTTAA
- a CDS encoding ion transporter, translated as MVEQANTNAKWKEKAFNIIFKADTFWGKFFDAILLVAIFLSVLAVVLESVGRIRLNYGTYFLWAEWIFTGFFLIEYILRIIIVKKPWNYIKSFFGIVDLLSILPSLLAFVFAGAQSLMIIRSLRLLRIFRIFKLTQYLGEATQLSTALMASRKKITLFIATVMILVSIMGAVMYLIEPPESGFTDIPRGIYWSIVTLTTVGYGDIAPITPLGQIVASFIMIMGYGIIAVPTGIVTSEMNRSRFKVDSRSCENCGAKQHGDFAKFCHNCGEKLPPIS; from the coding sequence ATGGTAGAACAAGCAAATACTAACGCTAAATGGAAAGAAAAAGCTTTTAATATTATTTTTAAGGCCGATACATTTTGGGGGAAATTCTTTGATGCGATTTTATTAGTTGCCATTTTTCTTAGTGTATTAGCTGTGGTTTTAGAAAGTGTGGGCAGAATTCGACTAAATTATGGTACTTATTTTTTATGGGCTGAATGGATTTTCACAGGATTTTTCCTTATCGAATATATCTTAAGGATTATCATTGTAAAAAAACCATGGAACTACATTAAAAGCTTTTTCGGAATAGTAGATTTATTGTCAATATTACCTTCTTTATTAGCTTTTGTTTTTGCTGGTGCTCAATCTTTAATGATCATCAGAAGCCTTAGATTACTAAGAATTTTTCGAATTTTTAAACTCACACAATATTTAGGAGAAGCAACTCAACTTTCTACAGCATTAATGGCAAGTAGAAAGAAGATAACACTTTTTATTGCAACCGTTATGATTTTAGTATCAATAATGGGTGCAGTTATGTATTTAATTGAACCACCCGAAAGTGGGTTTACTGATATTCCGAGAGGAATTTATTGGTCAATAGTAACGCTCACTACTGTTGGTTATGGAGATATTGCTCCTATCACTCCCTTAGGTCAAATTGTCGCCTCCTTTATTATGATCATGGGATATGGAATCATTGCAGTACCCACTGGAATTGTAACCTCTGAAATGAATAGGAGTAGATTTAAGGTAGACAGTAGAAGCTGCGAAAATTGTGGAGCTAAGCAACATGGCGATTTTGCAAAGTTTTGTCATAATTGCGGTGAAAAATTACCTCCTATTTCTTAA
- a CDS encoding transporter substrate-binding domain-containing protein yields the protein MKLLSRTFFLPLLFPFILFGQAKSNNTLPQKSINYGIDKTYEPYEFLNEDGNVDGFNVEIIKAIGNELNWNVTIYPDDWKVIRRKLEETNEFDVAAYFKSAEREGNILFSRPISLVYYSIFTRSDKDPVEDLFSLSSKKVAIQEATIVEEYFNQLGFLDLRELQTYSSESEAIDAVVRGDADCAITSFMTTNYKMEVENIDNIQSSSDPVFITEYCFVVNKKDSALLDSLNWGLRLVKASGEYDRLFQKWLTPKKGWWSQNKELVLMSLSVFFLLSIIAVIYIYSLRKLVRRKSQVIKREMQTRAATEWELIESENLRKKMEDFTSVMLVETDLEHNIMQAPKLFYSILGFDEEDIIGVNIHQLLKTKSVSKDKKIKNVLMNKEFPYLDAEYEFKTSSNVPVWMESSTSLLCDEKKRIIGFKQFLRDITPLKQANLNLKDLNAELANFMYKTSHDVRGPIANVLGLVNLGNMTSKDKDIINYFHLIEKSVHKLEHIFNDFKEVSFILHGDLNITTFDLNELIEEVSQSVFLKRSKDFKKAKIEFEVLADSRFMTSDRALLKRLFYQLIENVFEHNNYYDTKLKITFERDDTSHYKIYFEDNGVGIPENLQKKVFEVFFKGRRSDINVGMGLYMAKKVVSRLEGELNLQSEFEKGTTIEVILPVKQMAENLNYN from the coding sequence GTGAAATTACTATCCAGAACCTTTTTTTTACCCTTATTATTTCCTTTTATTTTGTTCGGGCAAGCTAAAAGTAATAATACTTTGCCTCAAAAATCAATTAATTATGGAATTGATAAAACATATGAGCCTTATGAGTTTTTAAATGAGGATGGTAATGTGGATGGTTTTAATGTCGAAATCATAAAAGCAATTGGAAATGAACTGAATTGGAATGTTACCATCTACCCTGATGATTGGAAAGTAATTCGAAGAAAGTTAGAGGAAACAAATGAATTTGATGTTGCAGCATACTTCAAATCTGCAGAACGAGAGGGTAATATATTATTTTCACGACCTATTAGTTTGGTTTATTATTCTATTTTTACTCGATCTGATAAAGATCCTGTAGAAGATTTATTTAGTCTTTCTAGTAAAAAAGTAGCTATTCAGGAAGCTACAATAGTAGAAGAGTATTTTAATCAGCTTGGTTTCTTGGATTTAAGGGAGCTCCAAACCTATTCTTCAGAATCTGAAGCAATTGATGCGGTAGTGAGAGGAGATGCAGATTGTGCCATTACTTCCTTTATGACCACAAATTATAAAATGGAAGTTGAAAATATTGATAATATTCAATCTTCTAGTGATCCTGTTTTTATAACTGAATACTGCTTTGTTGTCAATAAAAAAGATTCGGCTCTACTAGATTCTTTAAACTGGGGATTAAGATTAGTTAAAGCATCTGGTGAATATGATCGGTTATTTCAAAAATGGTTAACTCCTAAAAAGGGTTGGTGGTCTCAAAATAAGGAATTGGTTTTAATGTCTTTAAGTGTATTCTTCTTGCTATCCATCATAGCTGTAATATATATCTATTCTTTACGGAAACTAGTAAGAAGAAAATCTCAGGTCATAAAAAGGGAGATGCAAACAAGGGCTGCGACCGAATGGGAGTTGATAGAGAGTGAGAATTTAAGGAAGAAAATGGAGGATTTCACTTCTGTCATGCTTGTCGAGACCGACCTGGAACATAATATTATGCAAGCCCCAAAATTGTTTTATTCTATTTTAGGTTTTGATGAAGAAGATATTATAGGTGTTAATATTCATCAGTTACTTAAAACCAAGTCGGTGTCAAAGGATAAAAAAATAAAAAATGTTTTAATGAATAAGGAATTTCCTTATTTGGATGCGGAATATGAATTTAAGACTAGCTCAAATGTTCCTGTTTGGATGGAAAGCAGTACATCTCTTTTATGTGATGAGAAAAAGAGAATCATAGGATTTAAGCAGTTTTTGCGAGACATAACGCCATTGAAGCAAGCGAACTTAAATTTAAAGGATTTAAATGCGGAGCTAGCGAATTTCATGTATAAAACTTCTCATGACGTGCGAGGGCCAATTGCCAATGTGTTAGGATTGGTGAATCTTGGAAATATGACTTCTAAAGATAAAGACATAATAAATTATTTTCATTTAATAGAAAAAAGTGTTCATAAGCTTGAGCATATTTTTAACGATTTTAAGGAAGTTAGCTTTATTCTCCATGGTGATTTAAATATCACTACTTTCGATTTAAATGAATTAATAGAAGAAGTTTCCCAATCGGTATTCTTGAAAAGAAGTAAAGACTTTAAAAAGGCTAAAATTGAATTTGAAGTTTTGGCAGATTCTCGATTCATGACTTCCGATCGCGCTTTACTTAAAAGATTGTTTTATCAATTAATTGAAAATGTATTCGAACATAACAACTACTACGACACAAAACTGAAAATCACCTTTGAAAGGGATGATACGTCCCACTATAAAATCTACTTTGAAGATAACGGAGTAGGGATTCCTGAAAATTTACAAAAGAAAGTTTTTGAAGTGTTCTTTAAGGGAAGAAGGAGTGATATCAATGTCGGAATGGGCTTATATATGGCGAAAAAAGTGGTGTCAAGATTGGAAGGTGAATTAAATTTGCAGAGCGAATTTGAAAAGGGCACCACAATTGAAGTGATTTTACCTGTTAAGCAAATGGCGGAAAATTTAAACTATAATTGA
- the truA gene encoding tRNA pseudouridine(38-40) synthase TruA, with protein MASRFNHFYLVEIQYLGFRYHGWQFQHGLKTLQGMLEKTLNFLFQGEKFKILGAGRTDAMVSAESAYFELFTNQALDLESFARELNENLPADINVLNVEIVDSKFNIIQDVRLKTYQYYFASVNKKYPFAAPLMNCIHHSLDISKMKEAARLFEGENDFRHFMVGDAENKSIVREIKESRIEENTALRASFFPEKSYVFIVKGKGFMRYQVRMMMGALIRIGRNEISLQDLEHALQGNPPNFTKLNAAASGLMVKEVEFKS; from the coding sequence ATGGCTTCTCGCTTTAATCATTTCTATTTAGTTGAAATTCAATATCTGGGCTTTCGTTACCATGGGTGGCAATTTCAACATGGTTTAAAAACACTCCAGGGAATGCTAGAAAAGACCCTCAATTTTCTATTTCAGGGCGAGAAATTTAAAATACTCGGAGCTGGCCGAACGGATGCTATGGTTTCAGCTGAGTCTGCATATTTTGAGTTATTCACTAATCAAGCATTAGATTTGGAATCTTTTGCACGGGAGTTGAATGAAAATTTACCGGCTGATATAAATGTCCTTAATGTTGAAATAGTAGATAGTAAGTTCAATATCATTCAAGATGTACGCTTAAAAACCTATCAGTATTATTTTGCCTCGGTTAACAAAAAGTACCCTTTTGCAGCACCTTTAATGAATTGTATTCATCATTCCCTAGATATTTCAAAAATGAAGGAAGCGGCTAGGCTTTTTGAAGGGGAAAATGATTTTAGACATTTCATGGTAGGGGATGCAGAAAATAAAAGTATAGTCCGTGAAATAAAGGAGAGTAGGATAGAGGAGAACACAGCATTAAGAGCTAGTTTTTTTCCGGAGAAAAGTTATGTGTTTATCGTAAAAGGAAAAGGATTTATGCGCTACCAAGTCCGCATGATGATGGGGGCATTAATTAGGATTGGGAGGAATGAAATTTCCCTGCAAGATCTTGAACATGCCCTGCAAGGAAATCCCCCTAATTTCACGAAACTGAATGCAGCAGCTTCAGGCTTAATGGTGAAAGAGGTTGAGTTTAAGTCTTAA
- a CDS encoding DUF2141 domain-containing protein, translating to MILSQYLIVLFSLFVQPSTSTLELEISEFRNTKGHVLISVFDNATDFPENEDNAIVNKKVKVTDKTHFISIKNLPQGEYAVVFLHDENDNEEMDTNFVGAPEEGYGASNDAVNTFSAPKYKDAKFLLEGEKKSIKLKIFY from the coding sequence ATGATTTTAAGCCAATATTTAATAGTACTGTTCTCTTTATTTGTTCAACCTTCAACATCGACACTTGAATTAGAAATTAGTGAATTTCGCAACACAAAGGGACATGTTTTAATTTCCGTATTTGATAATGCCACTGATTTCCCTGAAAATGAGGATAATGCAATTGTTAATAAAAAAGTTAAGGTAACTGACAAGACTCACTTTATTAGCATTAAAAATTTACCGCAAGGTGAATATGCTGTGGTTTTTCTTCATGATGAGAATGATAATGAAGAAATGGATACTAACTTTGTTGGTGCGCCAGAAGAAGGCTACGGAGCAAGCAATGATGCCGTCAATACTTTTAGTGCACCAAAATACAAGGATGCAAAATTCCTTCTGGAAGGGGAAAAGAAATCCATAAAATTGAAAATATTTTACTAA
- the epsC gene encoding serine O-acetyltransferase EpsC, with amino-acid sequence MQEEFLENIYKEHQNALGCPSPDSIITFYESLLGFIFPDYGNEKISDKGKLEGRYVELKNDWHNLLEKRCKSLQKKYPGEEEVLFNDLIKIKSALEKDINAIFEGDPAAKSRLEVIKTYPGFKAIAAYRIGHCIYNSGYVLIARMISEHAHSKTGVDIHPAAKIGSHFCIDHGTGIVIGETTDIGDYVKIYQGVTLGATSVRKENASQKRHPTIGNNVVIYANATILGGKTHIGDHCIVGGNSWITKSLEPNSRLYYDSENKHLLKNNIE; translated from the coding sequence ATGCAAGAAGAATTTTTAGAAAATATTTATAAAGAACACCAAAACGCACTGGGCTGTCCATCACCAGACAGCATCATTACATTTTATGAATCCCTTTTGGGATTTATTTTCCCAGATTATGGTAATGAAAAAATATCTGACAAGGGAAAATTAGAAGGTAGGTATGTAGAACTAAAAAATGACTGGCATAATCTATTAGAAAAAAGATGTAAGAGCCTTCAAAAAAAATATCCGGGTGAAGAAGAAGTACTTTTCAATGATTTAATAAAAATAAAATCTGCACTCGAAAAAGACATTAATGCTATTTTTGAAGGTGATCCTGCAGCAAAGAGTCGATTAGAAGTAATCAAAACTTATCCTGGTTTTAAAGCGATTGCCGCCTATAGAATAGGGCATTGCATTTACAATTCAGGATATGTTTTAATTGCTAGGATGATCAGTGAGCATGCCCATAGTAAAACTGGTGTTGATATACATCCTGCGGCAAAAATCGGATCTCATTTTTGCATAGACCATGGAACAGGAATTGTCATTGGGGAAACAACTGATATTGGTGATTATGTAAAAATTTATCAAGGAGTAACGCTTGGCGCCACAAGCGTTCGAAAAGAAAATGCAAGCCAAAAAAGGCATCCCACTATTGGGAATAATGTGGTAATATATGCGAATGCCACCATTTTAGGAGGTAAGACCCATATTGGAGATCATTGTATAGTGGGCGGCAACAGCTGGATTACCAAAAGTCTAGAACCAAATTCGAGACTTTATTATGATTCGGAAAATAAACATTTGTTAAAAAATAATATAGAATGA
- a CDS encoding LemA family protein, translating to MLAIGIAVGVLLLIIILMYNSLVNKKNQVENSFSTIDAMLKKRYDLIPNLVNTVKAFMKHEKELLTEITELRSKAVSGNLSDSEKIDVENKIGGKMSGIMVAVENYPELKSNTNFLQLQGAWTESEEQISAARRAYNSTVTDYNNAIQMIPTNILASMMNYTKKDWFEIPDTERKNISAKDMFNA from the coding sequence ATGTTAGCTATTGGAATAGCCGTTGGAGTGCTTTTATTAATTATAATATTGATGTATAATAGCCTGGTGAACAAGAAAAACCAAGTTGAGAATAGTTTTTCTACAATAGATGCGATGTTGAAGAAGAGATACGATTTGATTCCCAATTTGGTCAATACAGTAAAGGCATTTATGAAACATGAAAAGGAGCTGTTGACGGAAATTACTGAATTAAGATCAAAAGCGGTTTCCGGTAATTTGTCTGATAGTGAAAAAATTGACGTAGAGAATAAAATTGGCGGTAAAATGAGCGGGATCATGGTGGCGGTTGAAAATTATCCCGAATTAAAAAGCAATACTAATTTTTTGCAATTACAAGGTGCTTGGACAGAATCTGAAGAACAAATTTCTGCCGCGAGAAGAGCATATAATAGTACGGTGACTGATTATAATAATGCGATACAAATGATCCCGACCAATATTTTAGCATCCATGATGAATTATACGAAAAAGGATTGGTTTGAAATTCCTGATACGGAACGAAAAAATATTAGTGCGAAAGATATGTTTAATGCCTAA
- a CDS encoding tetratricopeptide repeat-containing sensor histidine kinase, whose protein sequence is MISICNLEAQSSEVASEWNWFKSLEERISNANAEELLENKQEELQSAKDIDRTDIESKVSKELAFIHIHKTNNLEKAMSLLIRALDIDEKAENEIALIFTYIGFYQLFEQVEDYYYGKEFLEKASNLLRNFNLPPLRLYINQNLGYTYYATGETGKSIEQHQNILKYAQTERIPQIEAEAHTDLADIYTNENVYEKALNHYKSALETYRRIKSTLSEAECLNAIGNIYLMQNKSKKAYDNYTVALDILKNIKNAEAQLASLYNSVGRYYLKEDNPERALANLRIANPLAQSSQNQELVQETYALLSKTYKALGNFKSALEYSELFKALEDFLQKEKNDRSILKMQSRYSINQKQSLIDQLELNRIQKEFELEEEKRFKNFLIIMVVLIAIILILILTLFILQRKNNSKLKAANLKVKAQNDELEDLNATKDKFFSIIGHDLKGPLNSLTSFSGLLMNHTSSLSTEEIQMLAKDLDKSLKNLFALLENLLQWSRSQTGNIEFKAEEFDLTEMLDENKKLLEKQAENKKISIEVKNTKAVVAKAHPNSITTVIRNLLSNAIKFTEEDGQIKMGVVEEKNRYVVKIADNGVGMPKEVANKIFRIDTKHSTQGTAKEKGTGLGLILCKEFVEKNGGEIWVKSEEGKGTIFSFSIPK, encoded by the coding sequence TTGATTTCAATCTGTAATCTAGAAGCTCAATCCAGTGAAGTAGCTTCAGAGTGGAATTGGTTTAAATCTTTGGAAGAACGCATTTCCAATGCTAATGCCGAAGAATTACTGGAAAACAAGCAAGAGGAACTACAATCAGCTAAGGATATTGACAGAACAGATATCGAAAGCAAAGTTTCTAAAGAGCTTGCTTTTATTCACATTCATAAAACCAACAATTTGGAAAAGGCTATGTCTTTGCTCATCCGGGCATTAGACATTGATGAGAAAGCTGAAAACGAGATAGCTTTAATTTTCACATATATTGGCTTTTATCAACTTTTTGAACAAGTTGAAGACTATTACTATGGTAAAGAATTCCTAGAAAAAGCATCTAATCTCCTTCGAAATTTTAACCTCCCTCCTCTTAGACTTTATATTAATCAGAATTTGGGCTATACTTATTACGCAACAGGAGAAACAGGTAAATCCATAGAACAGCATCAAAACATCCTAAAATATGCCCAAACTGAAAGAATACCTCAAATAGAAGCTGAGGCTCATACAGATTTAGCCGATATTTATACAAACGAAAATGTATATGAGAAAGCATTGAACCATTACAAAAGTGCTTTAGAAACCTATAGGAGAATTAAATCAACGCTTTCAGAAGCTGAATGTTTGAATGCAATTGGTAATATATATTTGATGCAGAACAAATCTAAAAAAGCCTATGATAATTACACAGTAGCACTAGACATCTTAAAAAACATCAAGAATGCTGAGGCTCAGTTGGCTTCATTATATAATTCTGTTGGGCGATATTATTTAAAAGAAGATAATCCAGAACGAGCTTTAGCTAATTTAAGAATAGCAAACCCATTAGCTCAGAGTTCTCAAAACCAAGAGTTGGTTCAAGAAACTTACGCTTTATTAAGCAAAACTTATAAGGCACTGGGCAATTTTAAAAGCGCATTAGAATATAGTGAATTATTTAAAGCATTAGAGGATTTCCTTCAAAAGGAAAAAAATGATAGGAGTATACTGAAAATGCAGAGCAGGTATTCTATTAATCAAAAACAAAGCCTTATAGATCAATTAGAATTAAACAGAATTCAAAAAGAGTTTGAACTAGAAGAAGAAAAAAGATTTAAAAACTTCTTGATTATCATGGTAGTACTTATTGCTATTATTCTGATATTAATCCTCACACTTTTTATTTTACAAAGAAAAAATAATTCAAAACTTAAAGCAGCCAACCTTAAAGTAAAGGCCCAAAATGATGAATTAGAAGACTTAAACGCTACAAAAGATAAATTCTTTTCTATTATTGGACACGATTTAAAAGGTCCTTTAAATTCACTGACATCTTTTTCTGGTTTATTAATGAATCATACTAGCAGTTTGAGCACAGAAGAAATTCAAATGCTAGCAAAAGACTTGGATAAATCTTTAAAAAACCTATTCGCATTGTTAGAAAATTTATTGCAATGGTCTCGATCTCAAACTGGAAATATTGAATTCAAAGCTGAAGAATTTGATCTTACTGAAATGCTTGATGAAAATAAAAAGCTGTTAGAAAAACAGGCTGAAAATAAAAAAATCAGTATTGAGGTTAAAAACACAAAAGCTGTTGTGGCAAAAGCTCACCCGAATTCCATCACCACCGTAATAAGAAATTTATTGTCCAATGCCATAAAATTCACTGAAGAAGATGGGCAAATCAAGATGGGTGTTGTAGAAGAAAAGAATAGATATGTGGTGAAAATTGCAGATAACGGAGTGGGGATGCCAAAAGAAGTTGCCAATAAAATCTTCAGAATTGATACTAAACATTCCACTCAGGGAACAGCCAAGGAAAAAGGAACCGGTTTGGGCTTAATTCTTTGTAAAGAATTTGTTGAAAAAAATGGGGGTGAAATTTGGGTAAAAAGTGAAGAAGGAAAAGGTACGATTTTCTCCTTTTCCATTCCTAAATAA